In Manis pentadactyla isolate mManPen7 chromosome 8, mManPen7.hap1, whole genome shotgun sequence, the following are encoded in one genomic region:
- the FRAT2 gene encoding GSK-3-binding protein FRAT2 gives MPCRREEEEEAGEEAEGDEEEDGGFLLLEQSVTLGGSGEVDRLVAQIGETLQLDAAQDSPASQGAPPGPPLRPPRPPAAVRADKARTPALPLLLPPAPAEAVGPAPPGALRCALGDRGHVRGRAAPYFVAELAPGLSALPGPCRRGWLRGNVTSRRLQQRQWPPVGARARDDDPHRLLQQLVLSGNLIKEAVRRLQRAVAAVAVTGPTGAPGPGGGRSGPDSVALQPSGTLY, from the coding sequence ATGCCGTGccggagggaggaggaagaggaagccgGCGAGGAAGCGGAGGGGGACGAAGAGGAGGACGGCGGCTTCCTCTTGCTGGAGCAGTCGGTGACGCTGGGCGGCTCGGGCGAGGTGGACCGGCTGGTGGCCCAGATCGGCGAGACGCTGCAGCTGGACGCGGCTCAGGACAGCCCGGCCTCCCAGGGCGCGCCCCCGGGGCCGCCACTGCGGCCCCCGCGACCCCCGGCGGCGGTGCGGGCGGACAAGGCCCGGACTCCTGCGTTGCCGCTGCTTCTGCCGCCCGCGCCGGCCGAGGCGGTGGGTCCGGCGCCCCCGGGGGCCCTGCGCTGCGCCCTGGGGGACCGCGGCCACGTGCGGGGCCGGGCTGCGCCCTACTTTGTGGCTGAGCTCGCCCCAGGCCTCAGCGCCCTTCCTGGTCCGTGTCGGCGAGGATGGCTGCGGGGCAACGTCACTTCGCGCCGCCTGCAGCAGCGACAATGGCCCCCAGTCGGGGCGCGCGCCCGGGACGACGACCCGCACCGGCTCCTACAGCAGCTAGTGCTCTCGGGGAATCTCATAAAGGAGGCGGTGCGGAGGCTTCAGAGAGCCGTCGCCGCGGTTGCAGTCACGGGCCCCACGGGCGCCCCTGGACCCGGAGGCGGCCGCAGCGGACCGGATTCCGTCGCCCTGCAGCCCTCTGGCACCTTGTACTGA